In a genomic window of Rhinopithecus roxellana isolate Shanxi Qingling chromosome 2, ASM756505v1, whole genome shotgun sequence:
- the MFSD10 gene encoding major facilitator superfamily domain-containing protein 10 isoform X2: MGQGGGGGCTPRPPIHQQPPERRVVTVVFLGLLLDLLAFTLLLPLLPGLLESHDRAHDPLYGSWQGGVNWFASAIGMPVEKRYNSVLFGGLIGSAFSVLQFLCAPLTGATSDCLGRRPVMLLCLMGVATSYAVWATSRSFAAFLASRLIGGISKGNVSLSTAIVADLGSPLARSQGMAVIGVAFSLGFTLGPMLGASLPLEMAPWFALLFAASDLLFIFCFLPETLPLEKRAPSVSPGLRDAADLLSPLALLRFSAVARGQDPPTGDRLSSLRRLGLVYFLYLFLFSGLEYTLSFLTHQRFQFSSLQQGKMFFLIGLTMATIQGAYARRIRPGGEVAAVKRALLLLVPAFLLIGWGHCLPMLGLGLLLYSFGSPGQKGTVMGTLRSLGALARAAGPLVAASVYWLAGAQACFTTWSGLFLLPFLLLQKLNYSAQTLKAE; this comes from the exons ATGGGACAGGGAGGGGGTGGAGGCTGCACCCCGCGCCCACCCATCCACCAGCAGCCACCAGAGCGCCGCGTGGTCACCGTTGTCTTCCTTGGCCTCCTGCTGGACCTCCTGGCCTTCACgctgctgctgcccctgctgCCCGGGCTGTTGGAGAGCCACGACCGTGCCCAC GACCCCCTCTATGGCTCCTGGCAGGGTGGGGTGAACTGGTTTGCCAGCGCCATCGGGATGCCAGTGGAGAAGAGGTACAACAGTGTCCTGTTCGGAG GTCTCATTGGCTCAGCCTTCTCTGTCCTGCAGTTTCTGTGTGCGCCACTCACTGGGGCCACCTCTGACTGCTTGGGGAGGCGCCCGGTGATGCTGTTGTGCCTG ATGGGTGTGGCCACCTCATATGCAGTCTGGGCCACCTCTCGGAGCTTTGCGGCCTTCCTGGCCTCCAGGCTGATTGGGGGCATCAGCAAAGGGAACGTCAGCCTCTCCACGGCCATCGTTGCTGACCTGGGCTCGCCTCTGGCCCGCAGCCAAGGCATG GCGGTCATTGGGGTGGCCTTCTCACTGGGCTTCACCCTGGGCCCTATGCTTGGAGCCTCCCTGCCCCTGGAAATGGCACCCTGGTTTGCCCTGCTCTTCGCAGCCTCCGACCTGCTGTTCATCTTCTGCTTCCTGCCAGAGACGCTGCCGCTGGAGAAACGG GCGCCGTCGGTCTCCCCGGGGCTCCGTGATGCGGCCGATCTGCTCAGCCCCCTGGCCCTGCTGCGCTTCTCAGCCGTCGCTCGTGGCCAGGACCCACCCACTGGAGACA GGCTCAGCAGCCTGCGCCGCCTGGGCCTCGTCTACTTCCTCTACCTCTTCCTGTTCTCGGGCCTGGAGTACACGCTGAGCTTCCTCACACACCAGCGCTTCCAGTTCAGCAG CCTGCAGCAGGGGAAGATGTTTTTCCTCATCGGCCTCACCATGGCCACCATCCAGGGTGCCTATGCCCGGCGGATCCGCCCTGGCGGGGAAGTTGCTGCCGTGAAGCGG GCCCTCCTACTGCTGGTGCCTGCCTTCCTCCTCATCGGCTGGGGCCATTGTCTGCCCATGCTGGGCCTGGGGCTGCTGCTGTACTCCTTTG GCTCACCAGGGCAGAAGGGCACGGTCATGGGTACACTGCGCAGCCTAGGTGCTCTGGCCAGGGCCGCGGGGCCCCTGGTGGCTGCTTCAG TGTACTGGCTGGCTGGGGCCCAGGCCTGCTTCACCACGTGGTCCGGGCTCTTTttgctccccttcctcctcctgcagAAGCTGAATTATTCGGCACAGACGCTCAAGGCTGAGtag
- the MFSD10 gene encoding major facilitator superfamily domain-containing protein 10 isoform X1, with protein sequence MGQGGGGGCTPRPPIHQQPPERRVVTVVFLGLLLDLLAFTLLLPLLPGLLESHDRAHDPLYGSWQGGVNWFASAIGMPVEKRYNSVLFGGLIGSAFSVLQFLCAPLTGATSDCLGRRPVMLLCLMGVATSYAVWATSRSFAAFLASRLIGGISKGNVSLSTAIVADLGSPLARSQGMAVIGVAFSLGFTLGPMLGASLPLEMAPWFALLFAASDLLFIFCFLPETLPLEKRAPSVSPGLRDAADLLSPLALLRFSAVARGQDPPTGDRLSSLRRLGLVYFLYLFLFSGLEYTLSFLTHQRFQFSSLQQGKMFFLIGLTMATIQGAYARRIRPGGEVAAVKRALLLLVPAFLLIGWGHCLPMLGLGLLLYSFAAAVVVPCLSSMVAGYGSPGQKGTVMGTLRSLGALARAAGPLVAASVYWLAGAQACFTTWSGLFLLPFLLLQKLNYSAQTLKAE encoded by the exons ATGGGACAGGGAGGGGGTGGAGGCTGCACCCCGCGCCCACCCATCCACCAGCAGCCACCAGAGCGCCGCGTGGTCACCGTTGTCTTCCTTGGCCTCCTGCTGGACCTCCTGGCCTTCACgctgctgctgcccctgctgCCCGGGCTGTTGGAGAGCCACGACCGTGCCCAC GACCCCCTCTATGGCTCCTGGCAGGGTGGGGTGAACTGGTTTGCCAGCGCCATCGGGATGCCAGTGGAGAAGAGGTACAACAGTGTCCTGTTCGGAG GTCTCATTGGCTCAGCCTTCTCTGTCCTGCAGTTTCTGTGTGCGCCACTCACTGGGGCCACCTCTGACTGCTTGGGGAGGCGCCCGGTGATGCTGTTGTGCCTG ATGGGTGTGGCCACCTCATATGCAGTCTGGGCCACCTCTCGGAGCTTTGCGGCCTTCCTGGCCTCCAGGCTGATTGGGGGCATCAGCAAAGGGAACGTCAGCCTCTCCACGGCCATCGTTGCTGACCTGGGCTCGCCTCTGGCCCGCAGCCAAGGCATG GCGGTCATTGGGGTGGCCTTCTCACTGGGCTTCACCCTGGGCCCTATGCTTGGAGCCTCCCTGCCCCTGGAAATGGCACCCTGGTTTGCCCTGCTCTTCGCAGCCTCCGACCTGCTGTTCATCTTCTGCTTCCTGCCAGAGACGCTGCCGCTGGAGAAACGG GCGCCGTCGGTCTCCCCGGGGCTCCGTGATGCGGCCGATCTGCTCAGCCCCCTGGCCCTGCTGCGCTTCTCAGCCGTCGCTCGTGGCCAGGACCCACCCACTGGAGACA GGCTCAGCAGCCTGCGCCGCCTGGGCCTCGTCTACTTCCTCTACCTCTTCCTGTTCTCGGGCCTGGAGTACACGCTGAGCTTCCTCACACACCAGCGCTTCCAGTTCAGCAG CCTGCAGCAGGGGAAGATGTTTTTCCTCATCGGCCTCACCATGGCCACCATCCAGGGTGCCTATGCCCGGCGGATCCGCCCTGGCGGGGAAGTTGCTGCCGTGAAGCGG GCCCTCCTACTGCTGGTGCCTGCCTTCCTCCTCATCGGCTGGGGCCATTGTCTGCCCATGCTGGGCCTGGGGCTGCTGCTGTACTCCTTTG CCGCCGCTGTTGTGGTGCCCTGCCTGTCCTCCATGGTCGCTGGCTATG GCTCACCAGGGCAGAAGGGCACGGTCATGGGTACACTGCGCAGCCTAGGTGCTCTGGCCAGGGCCGCGGGGCCCCTGGTGGCTGCTTCAG TGTACTGGCTGGCTGGGGCCCAGGCCTGCTTCACCACGTGGTCCGGGCTCTTTttgctccccttcctcctcctgcagAAGCTGAATTATTCGGCACAGACGCTCAAGGCTGAGtag